The following proteins are encoded in a genomic region of Bacillus sp. FJAT-22090:
- a CDS encoding lantibiotic dehydratase produces MKATDLLCEYKIHETFLLRTPLFPIDNLKKLLTSRMDDNEIYDFFLSNKIFEEALLVSSIDTYKMLYMTKSRKPQLLQTLIKYYNRMSTRSTPYGLTAGVSIGKFGNDDRTDIHINELQKYEKHVRVDFEWCCNLIRLIESNISLRENLMIKVNPSCYRQGDRLINPYLSIYHLHNDKNSNRSSIRFTKAVQLVMEYCTDFVGIKDVKLYLKSLYPDAGRDKINGLIDSLIKNEFLFTNLRFSTSCDDPLAHILSVLCVNGVSENIYYKLNEISRKIKEYCLCEIGEGIQIYLDICEKMKDIYETKNYLQVDLTKSVYSNKISKSFKNNLEESINFLLTLAPKKNISHIEIFKNNFLEKYGMHDEIALIEVLDENIGLGIPNEYKINTQDNEKNSNAKMLSFQKLLNRRFRNNINEIKLTKKDLLDISDNDFTLIENDSFDIYMEMIKDGEKNDEYDIALLGVTSNAGQALGRFLPFIDDESISENIFKETCSNTTSLVAEINEYPSNSRFGNVSLNKNPFDYSISISSYNDNKFDIPLTDLYVGIDKNTQNLYVKSKTLNKRIVAIKTNMLNELYFSKFSRFLYDLTYFEQKSLNYILSQFHIPNSMYVPRISYKNIILKSATWQVEEKELERFAEKKNWGEDDFIKFCNFNNIPKVFFVLDFDKKLLIDLENIHLSKLVTNILKSKKNIVLVESLQDLNNLFVYDSNHNKYLNEIIVSFSKNSELYPNEFLYDQKILPNYNLFQERYNQSFMFGESGWIYLKLYGCRGREEELIGRYIKFFCTELYEDKGLKKHFFIRYYDPEPHIRLRLQFYNQPDDKIIERLNAWLRLLRDNGLITKGIYDTYEPEITRYGGFELIQKAEDVFCADSIVIENILYGLSNKTIANSDLYLGILNVLAILDVLEPNTQRQLEMLQASGNPSDYREVFKENRKEIIRLVSRDKSLLSKDELNILHIFKQRNIILNEYKDKILKVEAKGNLKNEINDIILSIIHMSCNRFKADNTWEKKIISLVRHGIYANLEKRRALSAKYGGRGND; encoded by the coding sequence ATGAAAGCCACTGATCTTTTGTGTGAGTATAAAATTCATGAAACTTTTTTGCTAAGAACACCTTTATTTCCTATAGATAACTTAAAGAAATTATTGACTTCTCGTATGGATGATAATGAGATTTATGACTTTTTCTTATCAAATAAGATTTTTGAAGAAGCATTACTAGTTAGCTCAATTGATACTTATAAAATGTTATACATGACTAAGAGTAGAAAACCACAATTACTTCAAACTCTAATAAAATACTATAATAGAATGTCAACACGCTCAACACCTTATGGTCTAACCGCTGGAGTTTCAATTGGAAAATTCGGTAATGATGACAGAACAGATATACACATTAATGAATTGCAAAAGTATGAAAAACATGTGCGTGTTGACTTTGAGTGGTGCTGTAATCTTATTAGATTAATTGAGTCAAATATAAGTTTAAGAGAAAATTTGATGATCAAAGTAAATCCTTCTTGCTATAGGCAAGGCGATAGATTAATAAATCCTTATTTATCAATTTATCATTTACATAATGATAAAAATAGTAATAGGTCGTCTATTAGATTTACAAAAGCAGTGCAACTTGTCATGGAGTACTGCACAGATTTTGTTGGAATAAAGGATGTTAAGTTATACTTGAAAAGCTTATATCCTGATGCTGGTAGAGATAAAATCAATGGTTTAATAGATTCTTTGATTAAAAATGAATTTTTATTTACTAATTTACGTTTTTCAACATCTTGCGATGATCCTTTAGCACACATCTTATCAGTTCTTTGTGTAAATGGTGTATCAGAAAATATTTATTATAAATTAAATGAAATTTCAAGAAAAATTAAAGAGTATTGTCTATGCGAAATAGGCGAAGGCATACAGATATATTTAGATATCTGTGAAAAAATGAAAGATATTTATGAAACTAAAAATTATCTACAAGTTGATTTAACTAAATCTGTATATTCAAATAAAATAAGTAAATCGTTTAAAAATAATCTTGAAGAGAGTATAAATTTTTTGTTAACTTTAGCACCTAAAAAGAATATCTCACACATTGAAATATTTAAGAATAATTTTTTAGAAAAATATGGAATGCACGATGAAATTGCACTTATCGAGGTTTTAGATGAGAACATAGGTTTAGGTATACCGAATGAATATAAAATAAATACTCAAGACAACGAAAAAAATAGTAACGCAAAAATGTTGAGTTTTCAAAAATTATTAAATCGTCGCTTTCGAAACAATATAAATGAGATAAAATTAACAAAAAAAGATTTATTAGATATTTCCGATAATGATTTTACTCTAATAGAAAATGATTCCTTTGATATATATATGGAGATGATTAAAGATGGAGAAAAAAATGATGAATACGATATTGCCCTTTTAGGTGTAACATCAAATGCAGGACAAGCTTTAGGTCGTTTTCTGCCGTTTATAGATGATGAAAGTATTTCAGAGAATATATTTAAAGAAACATGTAGTAACACTACTTCGCTCGTGGCAGAAATCAATGAATATCCTAGTAATAGTAGATTCGGAAATGTATCTTTAAATAAAAACCCTTTTGATTATAGCATTTCGATATCATCTTATAATGATAATAAATTTGATATTCCCCTAACCGATTTATATGTTGGTATAGATAAAAACACCCAAAACTTGTATGTAAAATCTAAAACACTTAATAAACGTATTGTTGCGATTAAAACAAATATGCTTAATGAATTATATTTTAGTAAATTTTCAAGATTTTTATATGATTTGACTTATTTTGAACAAAAAAGCTTAAATTATATTTTATCACAATTTCATATACCTAATTCAATGTATGTGCCCAGAATTTCTTATAAAAACATTATTTTAAAATCAGCAACATGGCAAGTAGAAGAAAAAGAATTGGAAAGATTTGCAGAGAAAAAAAATTGGGGTGAAGATGACTTTATAAAATTCTGCAATTTTAATAACATACCAAAAGTATTTTTTGTATTAGATTTTGATAAAAAACTCTTAATAGACTTAGAAAATATTCACTTGAGTAAATTAGTAACAAATATATTGAAAAGCAAAAAAAATATAGTTTTAGTAGAATCGTTGCAAGATCTTAATAATTTATTTGTATATGATTCTAATCATAACAAATATTTGAATGAAATTATAGTATCATTTTCCAAAAATAGCGAATTATATCCAAATGAATTTTTATATGATCAAAAAATACTTCCTAATTATAACTTGTTTCAAGAAAGATATAATCAAAGTTTTATGTTTGGTGAAAGTGGCTGGATATATTTAAAATTGTATGGATGTAGGGGGCGTGAAGAAGAGTTAATAGGGAGATATATAAAATTTTTTTGTACGGAACTTTATGAAGATAAAGGTCTAAAAAAACACTTTTTTATACGCTATTATGATCCTGAACCTCACATTCGATTGAGATTACAATTTTATAATCAACCTGATGATAAAATAATTGAAAGATTAAATGCTTGGCTTAGATTATTAAGGGATAATGGATTAATAACTAAAGGAATATATGATACCTATGAACCAGAGATAACTAGATATGGGGGCTTTGAATTAATACAAAAAGCAGAGGATGTCTTTTGTGCTGATAGCATTGTAATTGAAAATATTTTATATGGATTATCTAATAAAACAATTGCAAATTCAGACCTATATTTAGGAATTTTGAATGTCCTAGCTATTTTAGATGTCTTAGAGCCTAATACTCAAAGACAACTAGAGATGTTACAAGCAAGTGGAAATCCAAGCGATTATCGTGAAGTATTTAAAGAAAATAGAAAAGAAATTATTCGATTAGTTAGCAGAGATAAATCTTTGCTTTCAAAAGATGAACTTAATATACTACACATATTTAAACAACGAAACATTATTTTGAATGAATATAAAGATAAAATTTTAAAAGTTGAAGCAAAAGGAAACTTAAAAAATGAAATTAATGATATTATCTTAAGCATTATTCATATGTCATGTAATAGATTTAAAGCAGATAATACTTGGGAGAAAAAAATCATTTCTTTGGTAAGACATGGTATATATGCTAACTTGGAAAAAAGAAGAGCGTTAAGTGCTAAGTATGGAGGAAGAGGTAATGATTGA
- a CDS encoding glycosyltransferase family 2 protein: MQNKFPSEFHKQCLKHITKCDSTIFDNLLKGFALNSDLLFSANLMVRNEEDCIERCLNSIIPFFDEIVIVDTGSTDKTIEIIESINSSKIRLYYHKWNENFSEIRNYMLEKSTGDIIFTIDADEFISDNINVYEFKKTISYIISILDDEVVISPTIIDSTKEKYDSLARIFKNSSSFYFYGCVHEELRRIDNIPLKAVSLDFTLFHDGYESKKIIGKNKSDRNIVLLKKTLKMERNNFRWSFFLMRDLYIFKKFDDELLFLANNCIKKIQTGNTNTKPYERAAYVYIALIFIHFGKIDECENIVKLLNSSYPNNADSLYIEMILDEKKLISANKKIEERMFCLKTVENSDSILNIRKAVLISRFFSVKLQLLNFGNFFPLLYEVDGELAQKIIIETEKMVNVLQEECMKVEDSDIYYTNLINDGCYSG, from the coding sequence ATGCAAAATAAATTTCCGAGTGAATTCCATAAACAATGTTTGAAGCACATTACTAAATGTGACTCAACTATATTTGATAATCTACTTAAAGGCTTTGCTTTGAATTCAGATTTATTGTTTTCAGCAAATCTTATGGTTCGGAATGAAGAAGATTGTATAGAAAGATGCCTAAATAGCATTATTCCATTTTTTGATGAGATAGTTATAGTTGATACCGGATCTACAGATAAAACAATTGAAATAATTGAAAGTATTAATTCCTCAAAGATAAGACTCTATTATCACAAATGGAATGAAAATTTTTCGGAAATCAGGAATTACATGTTAGAAAAATCTACTGGTGATATTATCTTTACAATAGATGCTGATGAATTTATTTCTGATAACATCAACGTATATGAATTCAAAAAAACAATATCATATATAATCTCTATATTAGATGACGAGGTTGTGATATCGCCAACAATAATTGATTCTACTAAAGAGAAATATGATTCATTAGCAAGAATTTTTAAAAATAGTTCGTCTTTTTATTTTTATGGATGTGTCCATGAAGAACTAAGAAGAATAGACAATATTCCTTTGAAGGCAGTATCTTTGGATTTCACTTTGTTTCATGATGGTTACGAATCTAAGAAGATTATCGGAAAGAACAAGTCAGATAGAAATATTGTGTTATTAAAAAAAACATTAAAAATGGAACGTAATAATTTTAGATGGTCTTTTTTCTTGATGCGTGATTTGTATATATTCAAAAAATTCGATGATGAATTGTTATTTCTCGCTAATAATTGTATAAAAAAAATCCAAACGGGAAATACAAATACGAAACCCTATGAAAGAGCTGCATATGTTTATATAGCATTGATTTTCATTCATTTTGGTAAAATAGATGAATGCGAAAATATAGTCAAACTATTAAACTCAAGTTATCCCAATAATGCAGATAGTTTATACATAGAAATGATATTGGATGAAAAAAAGTTGATTAGTGCAAACAAAAAGATAGAAGAAAGAATGTTTTGCCTAAAAACTGTGGAAAATTCTGATTCCATATTAAATATAAGAAAGGCAGTTTTAATATCTAGATTTTTTTCTGTGAAGCTTCAGTTGCTTAATTTCGGAAATTTTTTTCCGTTGCTTTACGAGGTGGATGGTGAGCTAGCACAAAAGATTATAATTGAAACAGAAAAAATGGTTAATGTGTTGCAAGAAGAATGCATGAAAGTAGAGGATTCAGATATTTACTATACTAATCTTATAAATGATGGGTGCTATTCGGGTTAG
- a CDS encoding lanthionine synthetase C family protein yields the protein MIDIYKINNIYNLEDDKIDSIMKIINDTYTEIESDILLREQVENLDRSKLLSYAIFLGEIYNLLNENNRCDEIIFVIVKEIKKRIETGNIYDANIYNGLGHASIAMNIISKNTGNYKNFNDQVEHFLIEGMISKLNVIFNVKRCKAELYDIIMGVSGWMLYLIEFSNLSKSERLITSIQSYILELIEDKDINGHNISGWYVKSEDLPFSSDREMFSSGYFNFGISHGIAGILLALSISYNKGIKINNHKDAILKLVAEFDKTAREINNLTYWPGILTLEEYMNNKSITEAQRNSWCYGNVGILCSLQHAAKALDRIDLLNLVKDQVNKIAILRREEHLLNSTVICHGYSGLILLFEWYNKIEPSDNLINSIKNYAELLIHSYDLNPKYAFFGIDHTGKHKEEFAVLDGPMGSILTLITLIKNDSNFQKNFAFI from the coding sequence ATGATTGATATTTATAAGATAAATAACATTTATAACCTAGAGGATGACAAAATAGATAGTATTATGAAAATAATAAATGATACTTACACAGAAATTGAATCTGATATTTTGTTGAGGGAGCAAGTTGAAAATTTAGATAGAAGTAAACTATTATCATATGCCATATTTTTAGGAGAAATATATAATTTATTGAACGAAAATAATCGGTGTGATGAAATAATATTTGTTATTGTAAAAGAAATAAAAAAACGTATAGAGACAGGAAATATTTATGATGCAAATATTTATAACGGTTTAGGGCATGCAAGTATTGCAATGAATATTATATCGAAAAATACTGGAAATTACAAGAATTTTAATGATCAGGTAGAGCACTTTTTAATTGAAGGAATGATTTCTAAATTAAATGTGATTTTTAATGTCAAACGATGCAAAGCAGAACTATACGATATAATCATGGGAGTTTCTGGTTGGATGTTATACTTGATTGAATTTAGTAATCTTAGTAAATCAGAAAGATTAATAACTAGTATACAATCTTATATATTAGAGTTGATAGAAGATAAAGATATCAATGGACATAATATTTCTGGTTGGTATGTGAAAAGTGAAGATTTACCATTTTCAAGTGATAGAGAAATGTTTTCAAGTGGTTATTTTAATTTTGGGATATCGCATGGTATTGCAGGAATATTATTAGCATTGTCTATTTCATACAATAAAGGTATAAAGATTAATAATCATAAAGATGCTATTTTAAAGTTAGTAGCAGAGTTTGATAAAACAGCTCGTGAAATTAATAATTTAACATATTGGCCTGGAATTTTAACGCTTGAAGAATACATGAATAATAAATCAATAACAGAAGCACAACGCAACAGTTGGTGTTATGGAAATGTTGGTATTTTGTGCAGTTTACAGCATGCAGCTAAAGCCTTGGATAGGATTGATTTATTAAATTTGGTTAAAGATCAGGTAAATAAGATAGCTATACTTAGACGAGAAGAACATTTATTGAATTCAACAGTTATATGTCATGGGTATTCAGGACTAATTCTTTTATTTGAATGGTATAACAAGATTGAACCGAGCGATAATTTAATCAATTCCATTAAAAATTATGCCGAATTGCTAATACACTCATATGACCTCAATCCTAAATATGCTTTTTTTGGTATTGATCACACTGGCAAACATAAGGAAGAATTTGCTGTGTTAGACGGACCTATGGGTAGTATCTTAACTTTAATTACATTGATAAAAAATGATTCGAATTTTCAAAAAAATTTTGCTTTCATTTAG